In one Chiloscyllium punctatum isolate Juve2018m chromosome 17, sChiPun1.3, whole genome shotgun sequence genomic region, the following are encoded:
- the xbp1 gene encoding X-box-binding protein 1 → MVAMNSAGSAKVLLIPGGGKQSGLEISRHISVVYPPRSGSHHDSSPAQPAAGHVHRKRQRLTHLSPEEKALRRKLKNRVAAQTARDRKKARMSELEEQVLEMESENQKLQIENRLLHEKTHSLLSENQILRQKLGMEALDTEKEKVLLQARVDEISLAAGSAESAALRLSVPLQQVQAQTSASLTASTWILTAITLQTLSLISSWAFWTTLTQKPCSDSVKKSLDLLRTWESVPTMKVMVPYLAPTLVLWGPHQQSWKPLMN, encoded by the exons atggtggCGATGAACAGTGCGGGCTCCGCTAAGGTGCTGCTGATCCCCGGGGGAGGGAAGCAGAGTGGCCTGGAGATCAGCCGCCACATCTCGGTGGTGTACCCGCCCCGGAGCGGCTCGCACCACGACTCGTCCCCGGCTCAGCCGGCGGCTGGCCACGTCCATAGGAAAAGGCAGCGGCTTACTCACCTCAGCCCCGAGGAGAAAGCATTGAGGAG GAAACTAAAGAATAGGGTGGCGGCTCAGACAGCCCGAGATAGGAAGAAAGCCCGCATGTCTGAACTGGAAGAGCAAGTGTTGGAGATGGAGTCCGAG AATCAGAAACTGCAAATAGAGAACCGGCTTCTACACGAAAAGACACACAGCTTGCTCTCCGAGAACCAGATTCTCCGGCAGAAACTAGGCATGGAAGCTCTGGATACAGAGAAAGAGAAG GTACTTCTCCAGGCCAGAGTGGATGAAATCAGCCTGGCGGCTGGGTCAGCTGAGTCCGCAGCACTCAGACTAAGTGTGCCTCTGCAGCAGGTGCAGGCCCAGACGTCTGCCAGTCTGACAGCTTCCACATGGATACTGACAGCAATAACTCTTCAGACTCTGAG TCTGATCTCTTCCTGGGCTTTCTGGACTACTTTGACCCAGAAGCCTTGCTCCGATTCAGTGAAGAAGAGTCTCGATCTCTTGCGAACCTGGGAGAGTGTGCCTACAATGAAGGTAATGGTGCCCTACCTGGCTCCTACTCTAGTGCTCTGGGGGCCCCATCAACAAAGCTGGAAGCCATTAATGAACTGA